CGTGGGACCCGGCGGCAATCAGCAGCAGTCCGACGATGGTGCCGCCCAACGGTCTGGCGGTACCGTCGTGGAAAACACTCAGGCTGACTGCGGCCAGGCTGGCCATGAACATGGGAACCGCGTTTACCATGGCCGAAGCCACGCCGGTGGGGCGGTCGGTGGTGTCCATGGCCTTCATGGGGGCGATGGCGAAAACCGGGGCCAGCCCAAAGGTCATCACGGCAAACAGCAGGGTCAAAGCGGTTGCCGCAAGATGCCCGCTGAATATCGATCCGGCCAGCCCCAGGGCGCCGGCGGCGGTGACCCCGAGACCGATTTTCAGAATAAAGGTCATCTCGAAGGCTCCGGCCAGTTTGCGGGTGATGCCGTTGGACACCACATAGGACAGCACCGGTGCAATCATGAACCATCCGTAGGTCTGGGTGGGTACGCCGAGGTGGGAAATCAGAATGAATGGTGCGGATGTCACCATGGACAGGATCATGCCCGACCCGGCTCCGGTCATCACGGCATAGTTCATGAAGTGCGGGTTGGTCAGCAGGTTGCCGTAGTCACCGACGATGCGGGTGATGCGAAGATCCGATCGGCCGGGTGGGGATGTTTCCGGAAGGTTGCGCCAGATGATCAGCGATGTTACCGCACCGAACAGGGCGATGACGGCGAAGTTGGCTCTCCAGCCGAGCCATACGTGGATGTACCCGCCGACGATGGGTGCGGTGGCGGGTGCCAGGGCGATGGCCATGCCGTAGATGGCGAGCGCCCTGATCCTGTGCGCACCTTCAAAAAGATCGTAGATGATGGCATACACGAGTACGGCCTCCGCCGCAGAAAAAATTCCCTGGAATATCCGGAGGAAAATAAGCTGGGAAATGGATTGGGAGGCGATACAGGCCAGGCTGGCGAGAGTGAAACCGGTCATGCCCGCCAGCATTACCGGCCGCCGCCCGAACCGGTCGGAGACGGGCCCGTAGATCAGTTGCATAAGGCCGAACGCCAGGGCATTGAGGCTGAGCGACAGTTTAACCACGGCCGGTGTCGTCTGGAAATAATCGACCAGGTGGGGCATGCTGGGGGTGTACAAATGCGTGGACATCATGGCCGAAACGGTGGCCATGATCACGCCGGTCAGAATCATTGTCTGTCTGGATTGGCTATCTTGACGCAATCAGGACTCCGATCGAGCGGTACACGCGTGCTGATGAGCGTAACCCCTCGATGTGACCGCTTGCCGGAAGACGATGCTAATGACGCGGTTTGGCACGCCTGTCGTCCGTACTTCTCCTGTTATCCTGGTCCTCCCGCCGTTCAGGAATGTGTGCGGCATACGAGAATTGACGCCTGTCGATGCCGGAACGCCGACCGTGATTGTCGGAATGGGATGTCCTGTTCATGACGCTTCCCCTGTGTTATTTTTTGGGGAGGGTACATATCACAATATATAGTGGTTTGTCAATGATAAAAGCCATATATAGTATCAAAGCCAAGCGATTGCCGAAGCTTGCAAGCCTGTGGCGGCATTGCTGCATATCCGCATGTGAAATGGAAGATTCTTTGCTTACTTACGTTATCCTGACGTAGGCTGCTCACGAAAAGGGGGTTAGATGAACTGGACGCCAATCATCTTGCTGCCCGCCCACATAACCTCGGCCCTACGCTTGACGTTTTTTGATTTGTCGGTGAAGGGGATGGTGATGATGATTTGCTCTCCCGGTTCGATTCTGGGCATGCCTCCGGTGTGAATAAGCGCACCGCCGCGGCTGATGTTCTTGACGGTTGCGGTGTAAACCTTATTTTCGACCGAAAAATATACTTCGGCGCTGTAAGGCTTCCTGGAATCCCGTCTTCTGAACTGATCGAAATCGTGAGGATCGGCCATGGCTCTCCTTTCAGAATGAGCAGGTGAAAGCAAATTTTGGCCAAACATTACCACGTTTTCGGTGGATTTTAAATGCCTAATTGGGATTTAGGATGTACCTGTTTCAGCACGTGGACTTCATCACCTATCCCAGCCTGTATGAAGGCTTCGGCAATGCCTTTCTCGAGGCCGTCTATTTCAGCAAGCCGATTCTGATCAACTTTTTCGGTGTGGAGTAATTACCCCCGACGTCAAGAATAACGCAACCCCATGCCAGGGGTGCCGGCTGTCCACCGGGGTGTTATTCTTTCTCCCGGTTCGTTGATGGCGTCTAATTTGAACTCAGGTGGCACTTAATATGCATGTGCCCAGAGGGAAAGGATCGGGAGATGAACGAACACATGGAAGAAATCGCGATCTCGGCGCTGATCGTATGCCTGCTGGCACTGTTCCCGGGTTCTGCGCAATCGTCGGAGCCATTGGTAACCGTTTCCGGCGTCGTGAGCGACGAGGGGCAATTGTTCGGCGATGACGGTGTCATATACGAGATTGCGGATAACGAAATGGGCTTTGACTTGATGGAAATGTCGGGCTGCCGGGTGAACGTGAAGGGCCATGTCATGACAACCGATGAAACCCTTGTCCTGGTGGCGGTGGAATTTGAGGTGACCCGTGAGTGATAATGGCGGGCCGGCGGCTTCTGTCGATACGGCAATTGTGTCCGGTTCCGGTCCTT
The genomic region above belongs to Deltaproteobacteria bacterium and contains:
- a CDS encoding multidrug effflux MFS transporter, translated to MRQDSQSRQTMILTGVIMATVSAMMSTHLYTPSMPHLVDYFQTTPAVVKLSLSLNALAFGLMQLIYGPVSDRFGRRPVMLAGMTGFTLASLACIASQSISQLIFLRIFQGIFSAAEAVLVYAIIYDLFEGAHRIRALAIYGMAIALAPATAPIVGGYIHVWLGWRANFAVIALFGAVTSLIIWRNLPETSPPGRSDLRITRIVGDYGNLLTNPHFMNYAVMTGAGSGMILSMVTSAPFILISHLGVPTQTYGWFMIAPVLSYVVSNGITRKLAGAFEMTFILKIGLGVTAAGALGLAGSIFSGHLAATALTLLFAVMTFGLAPVFAIAPMKAMDTTDRPTGVASAMVNAVPMFMASLAAVSLSVFHDGTARPLGGTIVGLLLIAAGSHAGAARRKKTDL
- a CDS encoding PilZ domain-containing protein, coding for MADPHDFDQFRRRDSRKPYSAEVYFSVENKVYTATVKNISRGGALIHTGGMPRIEPGEQIIITIPFTDKSKNVKRRAEVMWAGSKMIGVQFI